In Bombus affinis isolate iyBomAffi1 chromosome 8, iyBomAffi1.2, whole genome shotgun sequence, the following proteins share a genomic window:
- the LOC126919290 gene encoding diphthamide biosynthesis protein 3, with protein sequence MSVYHDEVEIEDFEYDEDEEVYYYPCPCGDQFQISKAELAAGVEEATCPSCSLVIKVIYDKETFAVKQELVKDEEKQLIIEKV encoded by the coding sequence ATGTCTGTATATCACGATGAAGTAGAAATTGAAGATTTTGAGTATGACGAGGACGAAGAAGTATATTACTACCCATGCCCTTGTGGGGATCAGTTTCAAATCTCTAAAGCAGAATTAGCTGCTGGTGTGGAAGAAGCCACATGTCCTTCGTGCTCTTTGGTTATTAAAGTAATTTACGATAAGGAGACATTTGCAGTTAAACAAGAACTTGTTAAGGATGAGGAAAAACAGCTTATAATCGAAAAGGTTTGA